The Pseudodesulfovibrio senegalensis genome contains the following window.
CCTCTACTATATCAAGGGTAACGGAACCAAGAATCTGGACAGGCTGCGCATCCGTACGCCGACGTTTGCGAACATTCCGCCGCTGCTGGCCATGTTGCCGGAATGCGAGCTGGCCGACGTTCCCGTCATCATTCTGTCCATCGACCCGTGCATCAGCTGCACGGAACGCTAGGGAGGACGGCATATGTTTACGTTCACCCCGACCATCTTGAAAAACCTGGTCAACAAACCGGCCACGAGGAAATATCCGTTCGTGAAGCGCGCGCCGTTCGAAAACTATCGCGGCGAGCTGTACAACAACATCGACGACTGCATCTTCTGCGGCACATGTGCCCGCAAGTGCCCGTCGGTGTGCATCACCGTGGACAAGAAAACCGGGCTGTGGGAATGCGATCCCTTTGCCTGCGTTTACTGCGGCATCTGTGTGGACACCTGTCCCACCAAGTGCCTGCACTTCCACGACGTGCACCGGGGCCCGGCAACGCAACCCCAGATGCTGACCATGCAGGGGGAGCCGCCCAAGCCCAAGAAGAAAAAAGCCGCTGCTGCCAAGGAAGCTGCTCCCGCCAAGGAAGCCGCTGCCAAGGACACCGCGGAAAAGTCCGAAAAGCCTGCCAAGAAAAAGGCCGATTCCACAAAGGAAGACAAGGCTGACAAATAGGCGGGTTCTTCGTGGAACCGCATACAAAAAGGCCCTGCTTCGGCAGGGCCTTTTCGTTTGCCCACAAAGGCCCGACGGTTTTGTTGCCGCAAATCGTTGTTGGCTTTCTCCGGGTTGAACGGGCGGCTTTGGTCAGCCCTGCCGCGGTGGGGTGGCGGTCATCACCCGCTGGTTGTGCCCAGTTTTACTACAGGCCTGCCTGCCCACAGGTCCGCCTCGATATTTTCCAGGGAAATGCCCTTGGTTTCAGGCACAAAGAAGCGACAGAAGAACCATCCCGCCGCGCCGATCCCGGCGTAGAGCGCGAACGCTCCCCACGGCTGGACAGCCTCCACCAGACTCAAGAATGTCATGGCCACGATGCAGTTGAAGCCCCAGTTGGACAGGGTGGCGATGCTCATGGCAGTCCCCCGGACGTTCAGCGGATAGATTTCCGAAATCAACAGCCACCCGATGGGGCCGAGGCTCACGGCAAAGGCCGCGATATAGACGACAAGGGCTCCCACGGCCACCCACTTCATGGAGCCCGCGAGCAGGTGTTGGAATCTGAAGGCCCCGGCCAGGGACAGCAGGGCCAGAGTCATGAAAAACAGCCCGGCGGACAACAGGGGTTTGCGGCCGATGCGATCCAGAAGCCTTACGGCCGCGATGGTCATGAGCACGTTGACCATGCCCACGCCCACTGTGGCCCAGATGGCCGCCGCATCCGAAGCGAATCCGGCCTTCTTGAAGATGGTCGGGGCGTAGTAGATGACCGTGTTGATGCCGGTGAACTGCTGCACGAACATGATGCCGATGCCGACCAGCATCACGGGCCTGAGCCGCGGGGACATCAGCTCCCGCAAGGAACCTGTGTTCTGCTCGGCTTCATCTTCATGCACAAGGGAGCTTTCCTGTCCC
Protein-coding sequences here:
- a CDS encoding 4Fe-4S binding protein, coding for MFTFTPTILKNLVNKPATRKYPFVKRAPFENYRGELYNNIDDCIFCGTCARKCPSVCITVDKKTGLWECDPFACVYCGICVDTCPTKCLHFHDVHRGPATQPQMLTMQGEPPKPKKKKAAAAKEAAPAKEAAAKDTAEKSEKPAKKKADSTKEDKADK
- a CDS encoding sugar porter family MFS transporter, with the protein product MSRGKGILFMAAGVAATGGLLFGFDTGVISGAILQIVREFHFSPVQEEVVIGAVLAGCILGAASGGLLADRFGRKAVIMGTALVFGLGTLMCVAAGSMHMLIVGRLVVGLGIGTASFAVPLYLSEISPPDKRGALVSLNQLMITIGIVVSYCVDGIFSGQAHGWRWMFLAGLFPALVLGTGMLFLPCSPRWLAARGHANKAKDALKRLGQESSLVHEDEAEQNTGSLRELMSPRLRPVMLVGIGIMFVQQFTGINTVIYYAPTIFKKAGFASDAAAIWATVGVGMVNVLMTIAAVRLLDRIGRKPLLSAGLFFMTLALLSLAGAFRFQHLLAGSMKWVAVGALVVYIAAFAVSLGPIGWLLISEIYPLNVRGTAMSIATLSNWGFNCIVAMTFLSLVEAVQPWGAFALYAGIGAAGWFFCRFFVPETKGISLENIEADLWAGRPVVKLGTTSG